The window GCACCGCGCCCGCCTCGCCGCGGAGCTGCTCGTAGATCTCGTTCACCTGCGCGACGCCGGTCGCGCCGATGGGGTGGCCCTTCGCGAGCAGGCCGCCGGACGGATTGACGGGCTTCTCGCCGTCCAGGTGGGGCGTTCCGGACTCGACGAACGCGCCGCCCTCGCCCGTCTCGCAGAACCCGAGATCCTCGTACGTCACGAGTTCGGTGATGGTGAAGCAGTCGTGGACCTCCGCCACGTCGACGTCGTCCGCCGTGATGCCCGCCTCCTCGTACGCCTGCTCGGCGGCCTGCCGGGTCGCGGGGAACCCCGCGAGCGACTCGTCCTTCCCGCGCTGGAAGGTGTCCGTGGCGAGGCCGCTGCCGGCGACCCAGACCGGGTCGTCCGTGTACTCGTCGACCACGTCCTCGCTCACGATGACGGTCGCGGCCGCGCCGTCCGTGACGGGACAGCAGTCGTAGAGGTTCAACGGATAGGTGACCTGCGGGCTGTCCACCACGTCCTCGACGCTGCACGTGAACCGGTAGTGCGCGTGCGGATACTTCGCGCCGTTCTCGTGGTTCTTCACGGACACCTCCGCGACCTG is drawn from Salarchaeum sp. JOR-1 and contains these coding sequences:
- a CDS encoding beta-ketoacyl synthase N-terminal-like domain-containing protein; the encoded protein is MRDVAVVGAGMIDFGELFEQSFDDMAERAYLNALDDVDKEISSDDIDAAWFGTLDIAENASSGLGLSHPTGLFEMPVTRVENACATGSTAFRSAVEAVRAGSADVALVLGAEKMRDSAGGLIEGASLEQVWRGRGVTMPAFFGLRATRHMEAYGTTREQVAEVSVKNHENGAKYPHAHYRFTCSVEDVVDSPQVTYPLNLYDCCPVTDGAAATVIVSEDVVDEYTDDPVWVAGSGLATDTFQRGKDESLAGFPATRQAAEQAYEEAGITADDVDVAEVHDCFTITELVTYEDLGFCETGEGGAFVESGTPHLDGEKPVNPSGGLLAKGHPIGATGVAQVNEIYEQLRGEAGAVQVENDPEYGLQHNIGIGRDATGSVSCINVLSKHRP